One window of Verrucomicrobiota bacterium genomic DNA carries:
- a CDS encoding CoA transferase, producing the protein MRVIDFSRVLAGPYYPMILAEVTKVEMPVTGGDARTYAPFVNGQSAYFANINRGKKSSAP; encoded by the coding sequence ATCAGGGTAATAGACTTTTCACGGGTATTAGCAGGACCATATTATCCCATGATATTAGCCGAGGTGACTAAGGTGGAAATGCCTGTTACCGGAGGCGACGCACGGACCTACGCCCCATTTGTGAATGGGCAGAGTGCCTATTTTGCTAATATTAACCGCGGCAAAAAATCCTCCGCACCCTGA